In Ctenopharyngodon idella isolate HZGC_01 chromosome 1, HZGC01, whole genome shotgun sequence, a single genomic region encodes these proteins:
- the LOC127518260 gene encoding microfibril-associated glycoprotein 4-like isoform X3 yields the protein MAMMVFLVVLLSVVLASGCSNDKDMPVDCSDVYKAGENLSGIYSIYPAGDFPVWVYCDMISDGKDEDKGGWTVIQRRMDGSVNFYRPWNQYKRGFGNVESEYWLGLENMYQLTQNRKYMLSVDLEDFEGRKGFALYSSFSVDCETDGYKLHVSGFSDGGAGDSLAHHNGQKFSTFDKDQDTWDSNCAKQYLGAFWYNSCHHANPNGVYLWGEDPTIFAIGNVWNTWKNNYAVGMKFISMKIRRMS from the exons ATGATGGTGTTTTTGGTGGTTCTTCTCTCTGTTGTTCTGGCGAGCGGGTGCAGTAATGATAAAGATATGCCGGTCGACTGTTCTGACGTCTATAAAGCAGGAGAAAACCTCAGTGGGATTTACTCCATCTATCCAGCAGGTGACTTTCCTGTCTGGGTTTACTGTGACATGATCTCAGATGGGAAAGATGAAGATAAAGGAGGATGGACG GTGATTCAGAGGAGAATGGACGGCAGTGTGAATTTCTATCGGCCGTGGAATCAGTACAAGAGAGGATTTGGGAATGTGGAGAGTGAATACTGGCTGG ggCTGGAGAACATGTACCAGCTGACACAGAACAGGAAGTACATGCTGAGTGTGGATCTGGAGGACTTTGAAGGAAGGAAAGGTTTTGCTCTGTACTCGTCCTTCTCTGTGGATTGTGAAACTGACGGGTATAAACTGCATGTTTCAGGGTTCAGTGATGGAGGAGCAG GCGACTCTCTGGCCCACCACAATGGACAGAAGTTCTCCACCTTTGACAAGGATCAAGACACCTGGGATAGTAACTGTGCCAAACAGTATCTCGGGGCATTTTGGTACAACAGCTGTCACCATGCAAACCCCAACGGTGTGTATTTATGGGGAGAAGATCCCACCATATTCGCCATTGGAAATGTTTGGAACACCTGGAAAAACAATTACGCTGTTGGTATGAAATTCATCAGCATGAAGATCAGACGCATGTCTTAG
- the LOC127518338 gene encoding microfibril-associated glycoprotein 4-like isoform X1 encodes MRLFFVALLPVVLGGDCKLMPFDCSDVYNSGQTVSGIYSIYPAGDTPVWVYCHMISGGKDEDKGGWTVIQRRMDGSINFYRPWNQYKRGFGKVESEYWLGLENMYQLTRNRKYMLRVDLEDFEGRKGFALYSSFSVGCECAGYQLHVSGFTDGGAGDSLSGHNDQKFTTFDKDQDIYGNNCAKLHLGAFWYTACHRTNPNGVYLWGEDDTHDAIGVVWSSWKNNFSVSMKSISMKIKRVS; translated from the exons ATGAGGCTGTTTTTTGTGGCTCTTCTCCCTGTTGTGTTGGGAGGTGACTGTAAATTAATGCCATTCGACTGTTCTGACGTCTACAACTCTGGACAAACAGTCAGTGGGATTTACTCCATCTATCCAGCAGGTGACACTCCTGTCTGGgtttactgtcacatgatctcAGGTGGGAAAGATGAAGATAAAGGAGGATGGACG GTGATTCAGAGGAGAATGGACGGCAGTATTAATTTCTATCGGCCGTGGAATCAGTACAAGAGAGGATTTGGGAAAGTGGAGAGTGAATACTGGCTGG gGCTGGAGAACATGTACCAGCTGACACGTAACAGGAAGTACATGCTGAGAGTGGATCTGGAGGACTTTGAAGGAAGGAAAGGTTTTGCTCTGTACTCGTCCTTCTCTGTGGGTTGTGAATGTGCCGGATATCAGCTGCATGTTTCAGGATTCACTGATGGAGGAGCAG GCGACTCTTTATCTGGCCATAATGATCAGAAGTTCACCACCTTTGACAAAGACCAAGACATCTATGGGAACAACTGTGCCAAACTACATCTCGGGGCATTTTGGTACACAGCCTGTCACAGAACAAACCCCAACGGTGTGTATTTGTGGGGAGAAGATGATACTCATGATGCCATTGGTGTTGTTTGGTCAAGCTGGAAAAACAATTTCTCTGTCAGTATGAAATCCATCAGCATGAAGATCAAACGTGTGTCTTAG
- the LOC127518260 gene encoding microfibril-associated glycoprotein 4-like isoform X2, giving the protein MAMMVFLVVLLSVVLASGCSNDKDMPVDCSDVYKAGENLSGIYSIYPAGDFPVWVYCDMISDGKDEDKGGWTVIQRRMDGSVNFYRPWNQYKRGFGNVESEYWLGLENMYQLTQNRKYMLSVDLEDFEGRKGFALYSSFSVDCETDGYKLHVSGFSDGGAGDSLAHHNGQKFSTFDKDQDTWDSNCAKQYLGAFWYNSCHHANPNGVYLWGEDPTIFAIGNVWNTWKNNYAVGMKFISMKIRRMS; this is encoded by the exons ATGGCA ATGATGGTGTTTTTGGTGGTTCTTCTCTCTGTTGTTCTGGCGAGCGGGTGCAGTAATGATAAAGATATGCCGGTCGACTGTTCTGACGTCTATAAAGCAGGAGAAAACCTCAGTGGGATTTACTCCATCTATCCAGCAGGTGACTTTCCTGTCTGGGTTTACTGTGACATGATCTCAGATGGGAAAGATGAAGATAAAGGAGGATGGACG GTGATTCAGAGGAGAATGGACGGCAGTGTGAATTTCTATCGGCCGTGGAATCAGTACAAGAGAGGATTTGGGAATGTGGAGAGTGAATACTGGCTGG ggCTGGAGAACATGTACCAGCTGACACAGAACAGGAAGTACATGCTGAGTGTGGATCTGGAGGACTTTGAAGGAAGGAAAGGTTTTGCTCTGTACTCGTCCTTCTCTGTGGATTGTGAAACTGACGGGTATAAACTGCATGTTTCAGGGTTCAGTGATGGAGGAGCAG GCGACTCTCTGGCCCACCACAATGGACAGAAGTTCTCCACCTTTGACAAGGATCAAGACACCTGGGATAGTAACTGTGCCAAACAGTATCTCGGGGCATTTTGGTACAACAGCTGTCACCATGCAAACCCCAACGGTGTGTATTTATGGGGAGAAGATCCCACCATATTCGCCATTGGAAATGTTTGGAACACCTGGAAAAACAATTACGCTGTTGGTATGAAATTCATCAGCATGAAGATCAGACGCATGTCTTAG
- the LOC127518334 gene encoding microfibril-associated glycoprotein 4-like, whose translation MMVFLVVLLSVVLVSGCSNDKDMPVDCSDVYKSGQKLSGIYTIYPAGDFPVWVYCDMISDGKDEDKGGWTVIQRRMDGSVNFYRPWNQYKRGFGNVESEYWLGLENMYQLTRNRKYMLRVDLEDFEGRKGFALYSSFSVDCETDGYKLHVSGFTDGGAGDSLSVHNDQKFSTFDKDQDPSEKNCAKLYLGAFWYAACHYTNPNGVYLWGEDPTHYAIGVVWSTWKNYAVSMKSISMKIKRVS comes from the exons ATGATGGTGTTTCTGGTGGTTCTTCTCTCTGTTGTTCTGGTGAGCGGGTGCAGTAATGATAAAGATATGCCGGTCGACTGTTCTGACGTCTATAAATCAGGACAAAAGCTCAGTGGGATTTACACCATCTATCCAGCAGGTGACTTTCCTGTCTGGGTTTACTGTGACATGATCTCAGATGGGAAAGATGAAGATAAAGGAGGATGGACG GTGATTCAGAGGAGAATGGACGGCAGTGTGAATTTCTATCGGCCGTGGAATCAGTACAAGAGAGGATTTGGGAATGTGGAGAGTGAATACTGGCTGG ggCTGGAGAACATGTACCAGCTGACACGTAACAGGAAGTACATGCTGAGAGTGGATCTGGAGGACTTTGAAGGAAGGAAAGGTTTTGCTCTGTACTCGTCCTTCTCTGTGGATTGTGAAACAGACGGGTATAAACTGCATGTTTCAGGATTCACTGATGGAGGAGCAG GCGACTCTTTATCTGTTCATAATGATCAGAAGTTCTCCACCTTTGACAAAGACCAAGATCCCTCTGAGAAGAACTGTGCCAAACTGTATCTTGGGGCATTTTGGTACGCAGCCTGTCACTATACAAACCCCAACGGTGTGTATTTATGGGGAGAAGATCCCACCCATTACGCCATTGGTGTTGTTTGGTCAACCTGGAAGAATTATGCTGTCAGTATGAAATCCATCAGCATGAAGATCAAACGTGTGTCTTAG
- the LOC127518338 gene encoding microfibril-associated glycoprotein 4-like isoform X2, whose amino-acid sequence MISDGKDEDKGGWTVIQRRMDGSINFYRPWNQYKRGFGKVESEYWLGLENMYQLTRNRKYMLRVDLEDFEGRKGFALYSSFSVGCECAGYQLHVSGFTDGGAGDSLSGHNDQKFTTFDKDQDIYGNNCAKLHLGAFWYTACHRTNPNGVYLWGEDDTHDAIGVVWSSWKNNFSVSMKSISMKIKRVS is encoded by the exons ATGATCTCAGATGGGAAAGATGAAGATAAAGGAGGATGGACG GTGATTCAGAGGAGAATGGACGGCAGTATTAATTTCTATCGGCCGTGGAATCAGTACAAGAGAGGATTTGGGAAAGTGGAGAGTGAATACTGGCTGG gGCTGGAGAACATGTACCAGCTGACACGTAACAGGAAGTACATGCTGAGAGTGGATCTGGAGGACTTTGAAGGAAGGAAAGGTTTTGCTCTGTACTCGTCCTTCTCTGTGGGTTGTGAATGTGCCGGATATCAGCTGCATGTTTCAGGATTCACTGATGGAGGAGCAG GCGACTCTTTATCTGGCCATAATGATCAGAAGTTCACCACCTTTGACAAAGACCAAGACATCTATGGGAACAACTGTGCCAAACTACATCTCGGGGCATTTTGGTACACAGCCTGTCACAGAACAAACCCCAACGGTGTGTATTTGTGGGGAGAAGATGATACTCATGATGCCATTGGTGTTGTTTGGTCAAGCTGGAAAAACAATTTCTCTGTCAGTATGAAATCCATCAGCATGAAGATCAAACGTGTGTCTTAG